The Fervidicoccus fontis Kam940 DNA window AGTAAGAGCTTTTTTATTTTAAAAAAAGATGACATCGCAAAGTTGAAAGAAAATCTTCCGAGTTACTTTCATGAAATGCTCGCTCTTCCAATAGAGATAAATATCTTAGTAACGCCAAACAATAAAATTTATATGCTGAATGAAGATTTATGGCAGAGAAGGGCTGTTAGATATATACTCAATAAAAAGCTTGAGTATGAGCCTAAAAAGTATATAACCAATGATGAATTAAATACGCTGATTTCGCTGATGCCTAGTGTATTTAAACTAAAAATTAAAGTAGAGTGGTAAGTATGAAGAACGAGAGCTCTTGGGTAAATGATTACCTACAAGAGCTTTTAGAGTCCACAGTAAAAAACATCATAAAAAGCGGATTTGAGTTTGTAAAAATAGATAGGCCAGATAATTTTAACGAAAGAAGCATTGATATATTAGCATGGTCAAAAGATGAAAAGAAAAAGAAGATACATCTGAAAATCACTCTAGATACAAGCTTTTTGAGCAAAGAAGAAATAAGGGATCTTATAGGTATTACAAAAAGCGCATCGTCCAGACCAATAATAGTAAGCGAATACGATAAAAAAATAGATATTCAGGATGAGGTAATTTATCTAAAGGAAAATGTCCCTACAGTAAATGTTACTACACTACCTAAGCTTCTTTCATGCTCTAAAGATTTATACATCTTTCTAAAAAAGGGAGAATTTGTTGTTAGAATTTCAGGAGAGAAAATGAGAGAAAGAAGGGAAAAGCTGGGATTAAGCCTTGGAGAGCTAGCAAACAGACTTGGCGTGACAAGGAAATCCATATATGAATATGAAAAGAATACTTTTGACGTAAGAATAGATTATGCTGATAAGCTTTTTGACACTTTGGGAGAAGAAATAGTCTCTCCATATAATATATTTTCGGACGAAGTAGTTGAAATGGTTAAGATGAAAAAAGAAGAAATCCCAGACAACCTATTCGAGGAAAAAATCTTCAATATTTTAAATGAGAAGAATATGTTCTTCTATCATGCTAGGAAGACATTTGTAGATATAATTGCAAAAAAAGGAGAAGAAATATTTTTTATTGCTATAGATCATGAGCATATGCCACTTACTTTGGAAGAAAAAGCAGAACAGCTTTCAAAAATCAAGAAGCTTAAAGATGTTGAGAAAATGATAGTCGCCAAAAAGGAGAAGGCCAAAGAATTAAAAAAGGAATATAGCGATGAGATAAGAATAATTCCCGATGACAAGATAAACACCATAAGCAGGATTTTAGATGAAAGAAAATAGGGAATCTGTTAGGATTTTCCTTACTGGTCATCCTGGCATAGGGAAAACAACTCTAGTATTAAAACTAGCAAGTATTCTTACTTTAGAAAAGGTAAAGTTTGCCGGATTTGCAACTCCTGAGAAAAGAGGAAAAAGCGGAAGAGAGGGGTTTGAATTAATTATTTTTCCTTCTAATGAGGTCCATGAGCTTGCATCAAAAAGCATAGAAAAAGGATACAAAATGAAGCTTGGAAGCTATTATGTTAATGAGAACATGGGAGCTATTATCTTAAAAATTATAAATGAATATCTCAATGATGATTCCTTCAAATTTTTTATTGGCGATGAAGTAGGACCTATGGAGTTGATGATACCTGGTATACGTGAAGGAATTTTGAAGTTGCTCAAAGCGGAAGAAAAAAGCATGCTAATGTCCTTCCACATCAACCTGAAACAAAAAGACCCAGAAATTTACGATTTGATTTCAAAAGGAGATGTGTACGTTTTAAGCACTGAGAATAGAAATCAGATATTAAATGATATTATTAACAAGATAAGAAGGAAAATAATCTGAAGGTGGATAGCGTATTGGAAAATATTGAGCTAAAAGAAGGCAGGGCAAAATTTTTCTTGCCAATGTCTAATGAATTTTTTAGGTCTGATGGAAAGCTAGAGCCTGCATGGCTACCTATCTTTTACAATCCTTATTCATCAATTAATAGAGATTTAACTGTTTTAGGGATTAAAGCCTTTTCTTCTTTGTTTAGAAAAATTGAAAATTTTATAGAACCTTTGGCGGGAAGTTGCGTACGCACAATTAGAGTCGTCTTGGAAAATGACGATATTGAAATAAACGGATACGCTAATGATATAAGCAAAGATGCCGTTGAATATTGCGTAAAAAACATTTCTTTAAATGGGTTAGAGGAAAAAATAAAGGTAATGAATGAAGAGGCTAACTTCTTTCTGCATTTTCTACTAAAAAAAGGCATAAAACAGGATGCTGTGGATATTGATCCTTATGGGAGTCCGATAAATTTTCTTGATTCCGCATCCAAAGCGATTTCAAATAATGGTTTATTGTTTGTTACGGCTACGGATATAGGAACTCTTATGGGAAAGTACAAGGATACTTCTTTGAGGAGATACGGCTCACATGTATATAAAACAGATTACGGTAGGGAGATCGCAGCTAGAGTATTAATATACTCTGTCATAAGAGCTTTTTCATCGAATGAGAAGAACGCTTATCCTCTATTCACCTATTATCATGAACATTTCTTAAAAACAGGATTTTTAATAAAAAAAGAGAAACAAGCGAACAAAATAGGTTTTTTATGCATTGATTCAAATAGCGGTTATCCTTTTGACAAAGTAATTCTAGGTAAAGATGGCTTTAAAAGTGAATGTAGCAACTATATCGGCCCTATATGGCTTGGCGAGCTTTGGAATAGAGATTTTCTTCTAAAGGTTGAAGATTTCTATAGAAAAGGAAAAGAAAATTATAGCATTAAGCTTGAGAAAGATATTAATACTATGCTTGCAGAGTCAGAAATAGAAAATCCCTTTTACTACCATATAGATAAGATAGCGAGCAAGTTAAAAAAGAATGTGCCAAAGTTTGAAAAAATTGAGGAAGAATTAAAAAAACTAGGTTATGCCTCGTCTAGAACTCACTTTGATGCTAAAGGAATAAAAACAAATGCTCCTTATGATATAGTATTCAATGTAATAAAATCACTTTGAAGCCTGTTCAATCTTATTAGTTTCACTTTCTAGCCAATTTTTAAGAATTTCGCAATTAGCCGGAGACCATTCCCTTCCTATGCCGCACTCTTTAATATATTTGCATGTAAAGCAAGGGATTTTTATAACGGTCGAAAGCTCTATTTTTAATTCTACTGGCTTTATAGTAGATAGCTGTATTTTATAATCTATTTTTCCATCTTCTTTTTTGATCTTTTCTTTTTTAACTATTCCCTTTCTGCTTAGTCTAGCAACTACTAATTTTAGTTTATCTTCCTTTATCTTCAATATCTTTTGCAATTCGCTTAAATTCATGCCACTATTTCCTGAAGATTCTAAAATTTTTATTATAGTGTTTTCAATATCTTTTGGTAGAGTTGTATTCTTAGACTTCAATAAATTCACCAGCAATTATTGCAAGTATCCTGAGGGATATCAAAAACCTTCTAATAATTTATTTGTTTTACTAGGATATTAAATTTAACAGAGAGCTCTCTACAAAGCTATCTTTCCAATAAAAAATTTAACAAAAAGTGAAAATTTATTTTTCAACTAATAATACTTGAGACCTCGTCCGTTAGGACGAGGACTTATGTATAAATAACAGAGAAAGAATAAAAACTTGAGGAATGTTCCCTGAAAGCAGAAGTCTGCCCTTACGGACAGGGAAGTTTACTCACTTTCCAAAATTTCTTCTTCTTTTTTGAAATGACCTAATAGCTCTCCAGAGATCGATTTTTCTAAATTCAGGCCAATATACATCAGTGAAGAAGAGTTCTGAATAAGCACTCTGCCATAAAAGAAAATTGCTTATCCTTTCTTCTCCACTAGTCCTTATTATAAGGTCCGGATCT harbors:
- a CDS encoding DUF61 family protein; amino-acid sequence: MSQENNIAETLRKKVILDLSAINDPVEEYVRLNEVGNEDVLLKTKSKSFFILKKDDIAKLKENLPSYFHEMLALPIEINILVTPNNKIYMLNEDLWQRRAVRYILNKKLEYEPKKYITNDELNTLISLMPSVFKLKIKVEW
- a CDS encoding helix-turn-helix domain-containing protein, encoding MKNESSWVNDYLQELLESTVKNIIKSGFEFVKIDRPDNFNERSIDILAWSKDEKKKKIHLKITLDTSFLSKEEIRDLIGITKSASSRPIIVSEYDKKIDIQDEVIYLKENVPTVNVTTLPKLLSCSKDLYIFLKKGEFVVRISGEKMRERREKLGLSLGELANRLGVTRKSIYEYEKNTFDVRIDYADKLFDTLGEEIVSPYNIFSDEVVEMVKMKKEEIPDNLFEEKIFNILNEKNMFFYHARKTFVDIIAKKGEEIFFIAIDHEHMPLTLEEKAEQLSKIKKLKDVEKMIVAKKEKAKELKKEYSDEIRIIPDDKINTISRILDERK
- a CDS encoding nucleoside-triphosphatase, yielding MKENRESVRIFLTGHPGIGKTTLVLKLASILTLEKVKFAGFATPEKRGKSGREGFELIIFPSNEVHELASKSIEKGYKMKLGSYYVNENMGAIILKIINEYLNDDSFKFFIGDEVGPMELMIPGIREGILKLLKAEEKSMLMSFHINLKQKDPEIYDLISKGDVYVLSTENRNQILNDIINKIRRKII